GATAAGACAggagaattgttttgttttgagaaaactgaagctcgcGTCTCTTAAAAGACCTGCGTCTACCGCAGAACGACGGAGGGAACAGAGGCGGCGGGAGGCGACGGGCTGCCCGCACCCGAAGCTTCTCCATCGTTTTGCAGTAAAGTTATGGAAAGTGACTTGACAGGTGGCCGCGTGTGCGCCGCGGCCACAGTCCCTTATACCATCTACATGCCTCCCGCAGCAACATAGGGTGTCTGGGTTTTCCGTTTGGTTTCCACTTGGATCTGGGGTGCTGTGCCGATGGACATTGCGCCCTGGGCAGAGCGCGTGCACGGGGGCCTTTCTGTGCTGCCGAGGATGGCCGTCCTGCTTGAAATGACAGCAGGGACGATAGAAACCAAAAGGGAGTCGTAGGATCTCGTCATAGACTTTTGCTCTCTTGATCCTGTGCCTAAAATTTGACTTCTCGCGTTTCTAACAGCAGTAGTTTGAGAAACGATTTAGCAATTGTCTGAAAGGGGATTTTAGTTCCCTGCTTCTCAGAAACAGGAGTATTTGGAACATGTGATTCGCTGGGATGTTTGCcaaagttaaaaagaatgagcCCTAAAAATCACTGTTCGTAGGAGACGACGAAACACAAGATAAAAAAAAGTGGGTGTCTCCCCATCTGTAAGGCCATGTGGTGGCCAGAATCAACCAAGATTTTCCTTAATGAGCACGGTTTATGAACGAGTTCCAAAACACGGCCTTTTCGGACCCACCGCACATCAAAGGAATGGCCTCCGTGCTTCTCGGCTTTCTACTGCCCCAGATCAGTGAGCGGAATGAGGGTCGGTGAAATGCCACAGCTAATCAACGCCCTCCTGTAACCTtcctgcagggaggagggaggccccgAGCCACCCTTGCAGGAGGAACCAACCTCTGAGATCGGCTAAGACTTAAAAACCCACCACTATGACGTTTACCACTTAATCTTACATAGGCAGgtcaaaattttaatataaattacttTTTCCAACACATAGCTTATGCATTCTTTGCTCCTGTTTTTGGAGGATTCTCAAATTGATATCTAAAGATTTACATATGATATATTACTGTTACATGGTCTAATGACTAAGAAAATTTCTCTGGTAACCAAAGCTGATGCCGTATATGGTAGTGCTCCTGGCATATAGTCTATATGCCTCAGACCACTTCCACATTCTTTCTATTCAGCTAATTATAGCTTAGTAGCCACTGGTGAAGGACTGCGAAGACCCTGTCGTTTCTACAGAATAGAAAGGCAAGGCTAGGACTGCAATTCAGCCgaacgaaaagaaaagaaaagacaacccGCCCCTTAGAAAGGAGAGGCACTGCACCCTTGCAGAACTGAACTGGCTCACTGCAGCTGGGCGACGGGAACCCTCGCAGAAGCGAGCAGACGCGTCGGTCTGCATGGGAATCGTACAtggtttgaaaaggaaaaagtcacaGCAATGAACTGAGAGCTGCAACCTTACTTTCCATCGCTGCCTTGAAGTCTGAAACCAAAACAGTTTCTGCAAACCTCATGCCAGCTTCTCGGCGCCCTTACCAAAACTATGCAGGGATTTGTTCTCCGcagcaaagaaataaacactcaaaacACATAGGTAAATACAGCAGGACATTATTGAAAACAGCTGCCTTGTAGTACAAAATACAGTACAAGTATACGGATGtcattaaaacatcaaaaatactATTGCTCCCATACAATTTAGGAAACATTCTTTGCAACggagaaagttttttttaaaaaaaggaaaagctttaaaaaaaatctgtttaaaaagtCTACTGTGGATGATGAGAGTAGAGAAATAGTCTGAAAAGGGCACCATTGTTTGTGGctcttccactttaaaaaaaaaaatctaagatcgACAGTATTCTGAATcagtctaatttttaaaaaagcctaatTTTATGTACagttctggctctccctctcGGCCACAATGCGTGAAAACGACCTTTCTGTAGATCACTTATTTcccaataaatacaaaaagattgtaTAGATTGAATAATaccaaaataagataataaaaaggGTACGCAATAAATTAAAAGGCAGCTCAAATAAAGGGCAGgcatgcagttaaaaaaaaaaaatactaagatcGTGGAGGTGGGGGTTACCTGCCTCCCGGTTGAGAAGGTGTCGCACAGGAAGACCTACAAACTTTGGAAAGAACGTTAGCTCCCGTTCAATTCAAAGTCACCTAGGTCTGTAACACTTCTAGGAATACCTTTTGATGGGGTGGGATTAACTTGAttagtaaaaatcatttttactgaaaatccatttaaaatatagaagaggCGATCCTTGAAAACCCCAACTTTTATTCTTGGAAAACAGCTGGGTCAACTGGCCAAGGGCCAGTTTGTGGAAATTTCAAGATGGTATAAAAATGCTTCCAGGACATAGCGTTTTCACGTTCTTCATCCCCATGCAGATGGATTTCAGCTTCCGAAGGGCACACGGCTCGAATCACTCATCCATCATTTGCCAACTTCGACTGTGAGGTACTGAAACAATGGATCAAGTTCTTACAAATCTACTTTAAAAGAATAGATGATGCTGGAATTCTGGACCTGAGGATCTTTAGTGTTTGAGCAAATCCACAGATTCAACTGAAGGTAGATGAAGACTTCAGTTTTGGTTATCCCCAACTTTCCCGGGAGGACGTACATTCCATTAAAGCTCAGGCTCGTAGCCACACGGTTCCTTTTGCAGGGATCTTCAAGTTTTACAGTTTAAAATCCAGCCAACCAGTGGCCCAAACAGCCGAAGTAGCCATAATTCGCTGGCCTTGCACGGTGCAGCCATGGGCACCTGGCTCTCATTCACCCCTAAACCATCTCTGGGTAAGGACCTCGGTGTCTGCAGACCTGGAGTGGACTAAAGTGAGCGGCAGCCCATCCGCTCCGTCCTCCTTGTGCTTGATGCCAGATTTCTTCCTGCGTCTGCCTCAGCAATCCCCAGTGTAAAACTGCTCTGATCTTTGGAGAAATTCTGCcaacttttaaaatcctttagtAACAGATTCTAGTTGAAGGACTGACGTCTGACTCCATCTGCATCCAGAAAAACAATTCCGCAAAGAGACAGCCACTGGTCCAGGTTCCACGCAAAGCCATTTTAGACAGAACCCAACGGGTTTCTACGTTCCCTGGTGGCTTCCTGATTTGCTCTTTTGCCCTGTCCATGATTATTTGGAGCCGCGTTCCTTTGCGTGAAACCTGTACTCTCAGAATCGGATAAAGGCCTCTCCCTTCTCAAGAATTCCATGAAGACCCAGATCCAATATGCTGATTTCAGTGAATGTGAAGGGATTGACACCATGACAGTGAGGTCTGGAGAGATGGTCAGGCCAGGACACCCAGGCGTGACACCAATTCAGCTGTCATCAACGGCCTGGGCACATGAAGCTCTGACCCCTCCAGGGCTACCCTGGCGAGTTCAGAAACCTCAGCTGGAAACAACAGAAGCCGAAACGATTTTGCTCAGGTTGTCCTCTTTTTGCAGATTGCTGTCAGCTCCTTGTAACTTTGCTGCTTTTAATTGTTCGCGACTGTTCTTTTGTGGTTATTTCTCTTaattaactattatttttcattgtgtgTTCTCCCGATGGGGCCGCCCCTGGCTCCGCCTCCACTGGCTCCCTGGggatgagcgggaaaggggctcTCCGGCCAAGGGGacggtggtggggcggggggcccaTCCGGGAGGAAGCCCGCTTCGCGTCAGTCCTCGTCCACCTCCTCGCCCTCGGACTCGTCCCCGCCGCGTCGCTCGTACAGCTTGTCCCGCTGCCGCTCCTGGATCTCCTTCATCTCGTCCGCATACCGGCAAAAGGCGCCCCCGAACTTGCCCCAAGCCTTGAAGGGGACGGTGATGGCGTTGCGGTAGGACGGCTTCACCTCGCTCACACGCAGGAACACGCCGTACTTGTTGCAGCCCACGTCGAAGAAGAAGCGCTTGGAGTCCACCGTGATGGAGGTGCCCTCCGGGAGCTCGCCGTACAGGCCGCCGCCCGGACCCCCcgcgccgccgcccgcgccgcccgccAGCTCGTCGTCGTCGCCGCCGTAGTCGTCGATGAGCTTGGCCAGCGCGTCCCGGAACTCGATGAGGCCCTGCGCGGGCAGCGCGATGGTCTGGCCGCTCTGCAGGCCGCCAGGcccggggccgccgccgccgcggttGACCGTCTGGCGGATGCGCAGGAAGCGGCCGCGCTGGTTCTCCTTGAGGTCCAGGTAGTACTTGCGGTTCTCGCGCACCAGGAACTCGCTCTTGAGCGCGCGCCGCGGTCCGCCGCCCTCCTcggcgcccgccgccgccgccgccacctgCTCGGGGCTGCTGGGGCCCAGCTGCGCGTAGTGCTCGATGAAGTCGCCCAGGTAGTCGCGGAACTCGGCGGCCACCGCCATAGACAGCGTGAGGCGGCTCTTGGAGCCTCCCGCGCCCACCTCGGCGATCTTGAGGAAGCGGCCCTTGGCGTTCTGCTTCACGTCCAAGTAGAAGCGCTTGTTCTGGATGTCCAGCCGCTTTGAGGCCAGCTCCTGGGTCTCCTGCTCGCCGCCGCGGGCCGCAGGCTGGAAGCCGCcgggcccgccgccgccgccgcgttCGCTGCCGCTGTCGCCGTCCGCCATCTtctcggccgccgccgccgccgccgccgcgcctcGGCCNNNNNNNNNNNNNNNNNNNNNNNNNNNNNNNNNNNNNNNNNNNNNNNNNNNNNNNNNNNNNNNNNNNNNNNNNNNNNNNNNNNNNNNNNNNNNNNNNNNNNNNNNNNNNNNNNNNNNNNNNNNNNNNNNNNNNNNNNNNNNNNNNNNNNNNNNNNNNNNNNNNNNNNNNNNNNNNNNNNNNNNNNNNNNNNNNNNNNNNNNNNNNNNNNNNNNNNNNNNNNNNNNNNNNNNNNNNNNNNNNNNNNNNNNNNNNNNNNNNNNNNNNNNNNNNNNNNNNNNNNNNNNNNNNNNNNNNNNNNNNNNNNNNNNNNNNNNNNNNNNNNNNNNNNNNNNNNNNNNNNNNNNNNNNNNNNNNNNNNNNNNNNNNNNNNNNNNNNNNNNNNNNNNNNNNNNNNNNNNNGCATCCTGGGTTGGGGAGGGCGTGGGAGGCCGCGGGCGGAGGTGTTGTGCATCCCTTTTGCGGTCGCGTATCTCAGGGGTGCTTCAGTGCCGCGGTTTTGattgttattacttttaaatgtagAGGAAGTAAAGGacatggcgggggggggcggggggcgggaatGCCCAGGCCATCCGTACTCAGAACAAAGCCCACCTGGTGGTGTTGCTGGGCAACGGCCAGGGAGTGGCAGGCGCTCGCATCACGTGGGCGCGCGGTGTCGTCATCCCGCCGCTGCGAGAGCGGAAGGGGAGCGGAATTGAGGATCGGTCCCTGCCGGCCCCCGGGCTCGTTGCCTGGGGCGCGGGTGTCCCCGGGCTGCGGCGGGCCGGGCGCGGGAGCTCCTTGGGGAAATGAGCGTCGCCACGGCGACGGGTTCCTCCGCGTGCTAAGCGGGAGCGATAAGCACGTGATATAACGCGTGCAAAGCACCAAACCGCGCGCTGCGTAGTAATCAGCCCTTCTCCGTTCGTGAAAAAGACccaatcaaaaataaaatcagggtgaTCGCTATCAAACAAACACGGGAGAGCCCAAAAACATCAGGTTTGGGGCTCGGAAAGGTTCAGGCTTGGAGAGGACACGACGCCCAAGAGCTAGGGAAGGAATGAAAGGCGTCAGACCTCACCCGGCCCTCGTGCAAGACCCTCGTCGAAGACGTGCGCGCGGTTCCTTGTCTGAGTTCCTGCTGACCGAGCCACCGAGTTCCCGCGCTGCCCGGGCCCGTTCGGTTGGCGGTGCGGAGGGCACGCTGCTCTCTGCCCACCTATGTCAGCTTGCCTCTGATGACTGAGGTTCTGTCCCCGGAGTTACATCTATTGCCTGTTTACTCTGGAATTTCATTAAGCTTATGCTGTTCCCTTTCATGTGTTTGATAACCTCATATTTTTCAGACGTTTTACAGTTTTGTTGTGTAATACATGTgattacattgtatatattttatgtttaattctaGTTTGTAATAAATGTTGGCGTATACTGTGAAGCAGAGAATCTAAAAAATGTCCTTTCAATGGCTAATTGCCCCAGTGCTATTTATTGAACAAGAACAGATCTTGACAGGTGGAGATGGATGGAGATTATTTGGGGCAGAGGGAACATATGTTCCCAGATGGCGAGAAGTCTGGTTTGACTGAAGCCCGGGCCCAGTCTGTGAGGAGGGGGTGGTGCACACCGCAGTGGGAGCGCCTTGACCTGTAGGCAAAGGCTTGGGCTTCGGTCAAAGGGGAGCACCAGAGCTGTGTGAACAGGAGTGTGACATGTCTGCTCTGTATGTCTAGGAGGTGACCCATGGCACAGGACAGCAAGACGTCTCGAATGGGAGGCAACGACTGTTGCAGACCCAAGGGAGCGGAGATGGGACGTGCCTTTGGGGCAAGAGAAGATTCAGGATTAAAAACCAGATATGGGGACATGTAACAGGAGTAAAGTTGAGTTTAGAGTGCCCA
The Panthera uncia isolate 11264 chromosome A2, Puncia_PCG_1.0, whole genome shotgun sequence genome window above contains:
- the PURB gene encoding transcriptional activator protein Pur-beta, whose protein sequence is MADGDSGSERGGGGGPGGFQPAARGGEQETQELASKRLDIQNKRFYLDVKQNAKGRFLKIAEVGAGGSKSRLTLSMAVAAEFRDYLGDFIEHYAQLGPSSPEQVAAAAAGAEEGGGPRRALKSEFLVRENRKYYLDLKENQRGRFLRIRQTVNRGGGGPGPGGLQSGQTIALPAQGLIEFRDALAKLIDDYGGDDDELAGGAGGGAGGPGGGLYGELPEGTSITVDSKRFFFDVGCNKYGVFLRVSEVKPSYRNAITVPFKAWGKFGGAFCRYADEMKEIQERQRDKLYERRGGDESEGEEVDED